A single region of the Chelmon rostratus isolate fCheRos1 chromosome 5, fCheRos1.pri, whole genome shotgun sequence genome encodes:
- the LOC121606659 gene encoding eukaryotic translation initiation factor 4E-binding protein 1-like has translation MSTDCQKTTAKAIPSTRRVTINDSAHMPHDYSTTPGGTLFSTTPGGTRIIYDRKFLLECRSSPVAKTPPQGLPKIPGVTSPPSRDTNEKAHNGELLNNNSITSPDCSNTGDDSQFEMDI, from the exons ATGTCCACTGACTGCCAGAAGACCACTGCCAAGGCCATCCCGTCGACCAGGAGGGTGACCATCAACGACTCGGCGCACATGCCCCATGACTACTCCACGACTCCCGGAGGGACGCTGTTCAGCACAACCCCGGGTG GTACCAGGATCATCTACGACCGAAAGTTCCTGCTGGAGTGTCGCAGCTCTCCGGTGGCCAAGACTCCTCCGCAGGGTCTGCCCAAAATTCCAGGGGTGACCAGTCCTCCCTCCAGAGACACCAATGAGAAGGCCCATAATGGAGAACTactgaacaacaacagcatcactTCTCCCGATTGCAGCAACACTG gTGATGACTCGCAGTTTGAAATGGACATCTAG
- the spaw gene encoding southpaw produces the protein MEARVLTVFCTFLLCSPGHVFSTQGHRSHTGLEDSAAFRNLSLNHHSRYPLYMMQLYRSFRASSAAVSTITTQGDSLSARSSDAVTSLMARDCHQAGERWTVTFDMSSISTSELVQLAELRIRLPAFSGSKRATVDLYHSRKHSCDPDSTSCQDEHLFLGSFGTSPSSSKSSWKVFDVTALLKFWLYQGDGVPSQEASGEPDMDHGSGAGDDTTGKFLRQRKIHHPTTNRVMMVIFSKHKLPHKDHTAYSLIHTVENSKYVTMDRVSSDSQSRRHKRNRMERMRVTDGAAPTVAPAVAEPAQRPLCRKVDMWVDFDHIGWDEWIVYPKRYNAYRCEGECPTPLDESFRPTNHAYMQSLLRHHHPERGSCPSCVPTRLSPLSMLYYENDDLALRHHEDMIVEECGCH, from the exons ATGGAAGCTAGAGTCCTGACAGTTTTCTGCACGTTCCTCCTGTGCTCTCCTGGACATGTTTTCTCCACGCAGGGACACAGATCTCACACAGGCCTCGAGGACAGTGCAGCTTTCAGAAATCTCTCGCTGAATCACCACAGCAGATACCCTCTGTACATGATGCAGCTGTATCGCTCCTTCAGGGCGTCGTCGGCAGCTGTCAGCACCATCACCACACAAGGTGACAGCCTGTCGGCGCGCAGCTCGGACGCCGTCACAAGTCTGATGGCCAGAG ATTGCCATCAAGCGGGGGAAAGATGGACAGTCACGTTTGACATGTCGTCCATCTCTACCAGTGAGCTGGTCCAGCTGGCAGAACTTCGGATCAGACTGCCAGCTTTCTCTGGCTCTAAGCGTGCCACTGTGGATTTATACCACTCCAGGAAGCATAGCTGCGACCCGGACAGCACATCATGCCAGGATGAGCACCTTTTCCTGGGGAGCTTTGGCACATCACCCAGCAGCTCTAAATCTTCCTGGAAGGTTTTTGATGTGACTGCTCTGTTAAAATTCTGGCTGTACCAGGGGGACGGAGTGCCGAGCCAAGAGGCCTCAGGAGAACCTGACATGGACCATGGCAGCGGTGCTGGGGATGACACAACCGGCAAGTTCCTGAGGCAAAGAAAAATACACCATCCAACCACGAACCGGGTCATGATGGTCATCTTCTCCAAACACAAGCTGCCCCACAAAGACCACACAGCATACAGCCTCATACATACTGTGGAGAACTCCAAGTATGTGACCATGGACAGAGTCAGCAGTGACAGTCAAAGTCGACGCCACAAAAGGAacaggatggagaggatgagggtGACGGATGGAGCCGCGCCTACTGTTGCACCGGCAGTGGCGGAGCCGGCCCAGAGGCCTCTGTGTCGGAAGGTGGACATGTGGGTGGACTTCGACCACATCGGCTGGGACGAGTGGATTGTGTACCCTAAGCGCTACAATGCATATCGCTGTGAAGGAGAGTGTCCAACACCCCTGGATGAGTCCTTCCGTCCCACCAACCATGCATACATGCAG AGCCTCTTGCGACATCACCATCCAGAAAGGGGGTCCTGCCCGTCCTGCGTGCCGACACGCCTCAGCCCGCTCTCCATGCTGTACTACGAGAACGATGATTTGGCCCTGCGGCATCACGAGGACATGATTGTTGAAGAGTGTGGCTGCCACTGA